Proteins from a single region of Meriones unguiculatus strain TT.TT164.6M chromosome 21, Bangor_MerUng_6.1, whole genome shotgun sequence:
- the LOC110541744 gene encoding LOW QUALITY PROTEIN: olfactory receptor 4P4-like (The sequence of the model RefSeq protein was modified relative to this genomic sequence to represent the inferred CDS: inserted 1 base in 1 codon): MQELRTALSPERLTDRGLMQKREAVYSDRDGGPHSKAGDDPKHTKHSVFISAPDKQQRQTITLSPNKNIEVLCFVFFFFCYIAIWLGNELIMVSITCTQLIDQPMYFFLNYLSLSDLCYTSTVTPKLMTDLLAERKVISYNNCTTQLFTTHLFGGIEIFSLTGMAXDRYVSLCRPLHYNVIMSRHRCNIIILTCCTGGSVHSARQVLLTVFLPFCGPNEIDHYFCDRLFFVKLGCSDTHIIGLLVIANYGLIALVTFVVLMLSYFFILYTIRLYSAESQSKALSTWSSHLMVVVLFFAPALFIYIRPATTFPEDKVFALFYTIIAPMFNPLIYTLRNTEMKNALQKVWSYRVLLKRR; the protein is encoded by the exons ATGCAGGAACTCCGGACTGCTCTCTCCCCAGAGAGACTCACAGACCGTGGTTTGATGCAAAAGcgagaggcagtttattccgatcgcgatgggggtccCCACtccaaagcaggagacgaccccaaacATACAAAGCACAGTGTTTTTATCTCAGCACCAGACAAACAACAACGACAAACAATAACG CTGTCCCCAAATAAGAATATTGAGGtcctctgctttgttttctttttcttttgctacaTTGCTATTTGGTTGGGCAATGAACTCATAATGGTTTCTATAACATGCACACAGCTCATTGACCAACCCATGTATTTCTTCCTCAACTATCTCTCACTCTCTGACCTCTGCTACACATCCACGGTGACCCCTAAATTAATGACTGACTTACTGGCAGAAAGAAAAGTCATTTCATATAATAATTGCACGACACAGCTCTTCACAACTCACTTATTTGGAGGAATTGAAATCTTTAGTCTCACAGGGATGG ATGACCGGTATGTGTCTCTCTGCAGACCCCTGCATTACAACGTCATCATGAGCAGGCATAGGTGTAATATAATCATCCTGACTTGTTGTACTGGGGGATCTGTGCACTCAGCCAGGCAGGTTCTTCTCACTGTCTTCTTACCATTTTGTGGCCCAAATGAGATAGATCATTATTTCTGTGATAGATTATTCTTTGTGAAACTGGGTTGTTCCGATACACACATAATAGGACTCTTAGTTATTGCCAACTATGGCCTAATTGCTTTGGtgacttttgttgttttgatgctgtcttattttttcatattatataCTATAAGGCTGTACTCTGCAGAAAGCCAGAGCAAAGCTCTTTCTACTTGGAGTTCCCACTTAATGGTTGTAGTCCTGTTTTTTGCACCTGCGCTATTCATTTACATCAGACCAGCCACCACATTCCCAGAAGACAAAGTATTTGCTCTTTTCTACACCATCATAGCTCCCATGTTCAACCCTCTGATCTATACACTGAGAAACACAGAGATGAAGAATGCACTACAGAAAGTTTGGAGTTATCGAGTGCTTCTAAAACGGAGGTAA